One genomic window of Solanum dulcamara chromosome 12, daSolDulc1.2, whole genome shotgun sequence includes the following:
- the LOC129876547 gene encoding putative glucose-6-phosphate 1-epimerase isoform X1, giving the protein MILESFKNAFFMKFLEYLHYLQGFLKWGSSKFEILWSNKEDTACLSPISLFSIFETQDLSLGLENYISLHGGQVTSWRNDRGEELLFTSKKVPKSSKAARGGISVSFPQYGNGGSVEQPGFARNKIWTIEDDPPSLKSFDTQGKSFIDLLLKPSEDELKFCPHVFEFRLRVSLASDGSLSLISRIRNITGKLLKFFFAYQTYFSVSNISEVRLEGLETLDYRDNLYPKELFTEQGDAITFESEIDRVYHRSPNCIAVLDHERKRTYLIKKEGLPDTVLWNPWIKTCKAMVDLGNDEYKHMLCVDGAAIERPIILKPGEEWTGRVELVVVPSTLYIDDL; this is encoded by the exons ATGATTCTTGAAAGTTTTAAAAATGCTTTCTTTATGAAATTTCTGGAATATTTACATTACCTTCAAGGTTTTCTCAAATGGGGTTCCTCAAAATTTGAGATATTATGGAGTAATAAGGAAGACACTGCTTGCCTTTCCCCAATCTCtttgttttcaatttttgaaactCAAGATTTGAGTTTGGgacttgaaaattat ATTAGCTTGCATGGAGGGCAAGTTACTTCTTGGCGGAATGATCGAGGTGAAGAGCTCCTATTCACTAGCAAGAAG GTCCCCAAATCTTCGAAAGCTGCACGAGGAGGAATCTCTGTTTCCTTTCCCCAG TATGGAAATGGTGGATCAGTTGAGCAACCTGGATTTGCCAGAAACAAAATTTGGACCATTGAAGACGATCCTCCATCTCTAAAATCATTTGATACCCAAGGAAAATCTTTCATTGACTTGCTGCTCAAACCGTCAGAAGATGAACTGAAGTTCTGTCCTCATGT CTTTGAGTTTCGCCTTCGGGTTTCTCTTGCATCAGATGGAAGCTTGTCCCTGATATCTCGTATAAGAAACATCACTGGCAAGCTGTTGAAATTCTTCTTTGCTTACCAAACATATTTTTCTGTCTCTAACATAAG CGAAGTGCGCCTAGAAGGTTTGGAAACACTGGACTATCGTGACAATCTGTACCCGAAAGAACTCTTTACAGAACAGGGAGATGCCATAACATTTGAGAGTGAG ATCGACCGTGTCTATCATCGTTCTCCTAATTGCATTGCTGTTCTTGATCATGAAAGGAAGCGAACATATCTGATAAAAAAGGAAGGGCTACCAGATACTG TGCTATGGAATCCCTGGATTAAGACATGcaaagcaatggtggatcttgGCAACGATGAGTACAAGCATATGCTTTGTGTAGATGGTGCAGCAATAGAAAGACCCATCATTTTGAAGCCGGGAGAGGAATGGACAGGTCGTGTGGAGCTTGTGGTGGTACCGTCAACCCTTTACATCGATGATCTTTAG
- the LOC129876547 gene encoding putative glucose-6-phosphate 1-epimerase isoform X2 — protein MGQHAPVWDHKASVEVTKNSSGINQVTLRNPQGASVLISLHGGQVTSWRNDRGEELLFTSKKVPKSSKAARGGISVSFPQYGNGGSVEQPGFARNKIWTIEDDPPSLKSFDTQGKSFIDLLLKPSEDELKFCPHVFEFRLRVSLASDGSLSLISRIRNITGKLLKFFFAYQTYFSVSNISEVRLEGLETLDYRDNLYPKELFTEQGDAITFESEIDRVYHRSPNCIAVLDHERKRTYLIKKEGLPDTVLWNPWIKTCKAMVDLGNDEYKHMLCVDGAAIERPIILKPGEEWTGRVELVVVPSTLYIDDL, from the exons ATGGGGCAGCATGCACCTGTCTGGGATCATAAAGCATCGGTCGAAGTAACAAAAAATTCGAGTGGGATAAATCAGGTCACACTTCGCAACCCTCAGGGTGCCTCTGTTCTG ATTAGCTTGCATGGAGGGCAAGTTACTTCTTGGCGGAATGATCGAGGTGAAGAGCTCCTATTCACTAGCAAGAAG GTCCCCAAATCTTCGAAAGCTGCACGAGGAGGAATCTCTGTTTCCTTTCCCCAG TATGGAAATGGTGGATCAGTTGAGCAACCTGGATTTGCCAGAAACAAAATTTGGACCATTGAAGACGATCCTCCATCTCTAAAATCATTTGATACCCAAGGAAAATCTTTCATTGACTTGCTGCTCAAACCGTCAGAAGATGAACTGAAGTTCTGTCCTCATGT CTTTGAGTTTCGCCTTCGGGTTTCTCTTGCATCAGATGGAAGCTTGTCCCTGATATCTCGTATAAGAAACATCACTGGCAAGCTGTTGAAATTCTTCTTTGCTTACCAAACATATTTTTCTGTCTCTAACATAAG CGAAGTGCGCCTAGAAGGTTTGGAAACACTGGACTATCGTGACAATCTGTACCCGAAAGAACTCTTTACAGAACAGGGAGATGCCATAACATTTGAGAGTGAG ATCGACCGTGTCTATCATCGTTCTCCTAATTGCATTGCTGTTCTTGATCATGAAAGGAAGCGAACATATCTGATAAAAAAGGAAGGGCTACCAGATACTG TGCTATGGAATCCCTGGATTAAGACATGcaaagcaatggtggatcttgGCAACGATGAGTACAAGCATATGCTTTGTGTAGATGGTGCAGCAATAGAAAGACCCATCATTTTGAAGCCGGGAGAGGAATGGACAGGTCGTGTGGAGCTTGTGGTGGTACCGTCAACCCTTTACATCGATGATCTTTAG